The proteins below are encoded in one region of Oncorhynchus masou masou isolate Uvic2021 chromosome 15, UVic_Omas_1.1, whole genome shotgun sequence:
- the LOC135555360 gene encoding interferon-induced 35 kDa protein homolog, producing MCDEDFSLITDSQGSQNTLDGILNAISKCKVQHNQLLKEQQDLSRARDDQEDLAEQFRQRIVKLRISLEEDDNNQARDVDSERKKIATLHDEESRLKREIQRAEEELQLEEESTHHFKQQTDVSTAAVPEKKVVFTGETGDGANTLNFDVKPHIVYPMEEGTALITFEDEEVAQKILSLREHKVDLGEDCAITLEAKLVQLLVPCQIEMDTEVCSRRILVSNLPKKVGEDRLLDKLEIHFSKSKNGGGEVDDSDMLHDSGNVVITFTENNIAKGLADKQYHDVEFEKGRKHSVKVTPFLNGEITSFQTRLSACGRTVLLTGIPAVMEQENLQDLLEIHFQKTSNGGGEVDAFLYNPLGQHTLALFEEDCPTEDQSQ from the exons GTTCAACACAATCAGTTGCTGAAGGAGCAGCAGGACCTGTCCAGAGCCAGGGATGACCAGGAGGACCTTGCTGAACAGTTCAGACAGCGCATAGTCAAACTGAGGATATCTCTGGAAGAGGATGACAACAACCAAGCCAGGGATGTAGACTCTGAAAGG AAGAAGATAGCCACCCTGCATGATGAGGAGAGCAGACTGAAGAGGGAGATCCAGAGAGCAGAGGAAGAACTGCAGCTTGAGGAGGAAAGCACCCACCACTTCAAGCAGCAGACTGAT GTGTCTACTGCTGCAGTGCCTGAAAAGAAGGTTGTGTTCACTGGAGAAACGGGTGATGGCGCAAACACACTCAATTTTGATGTGAAGCCACATATAGTGTATCCAATGGAGGAGGGCACTGCACTGATCACTTTTGAGGATGAGGAAG TGGCCCAGAAGATCCTGAGCCTGAGGGAGCATAAGGTGGATCTGGGTGAGGATTGTGCCATCACTCTGGAGGCCAAGCTCGTACAGCTGCTGGTGCCCTGTCAAATAGAG aTGGACACCGAGGTATGTTCCCGCCGTATCCTGGTTTCCAACCTGCCCAAGAAGGTCGGGGAGGACCGTTTGCTCGACAAACTGGAGATCCACTTTTCCAAGAGCAAGAATGGAGGGGGGGAGGTGGATGACTCTGACATGCTGCATGATTCTGGCAACGTGGTCATCACTTTTACagaaaacaata TTGCCAAAGGCCTGGCTGACAAGCAGTACCACGATGTGGAGTTCGAGAAAGGGAGGAAGCACAGTGTGAAGGTGACTCCATTTCTGAACGGAGAGATCACAAGTTTCCAG ACACGGCTGTCAGCGTGTGGGCGTACTGTGCTGCTGACTGGCATCCCTGCCGTCATGGAGCAGGAGAACCTGCAGGACCTGCTGGAGATCCACTTCCAGAAGACCAGTAACGGTGGGGGAGAGGTGGACGCCTTCCTCTACAACCCCCTGGGGCAGCACACCCTGGCCCTGTTCGAGGAGGACTGTCCCACTGAAGACCAGAGCCAGTGA
- the LOC135555359 gene encoding branched-chain-amino-acid aminotransferase, cytosolic-like isoform X1 gives MASLRTALHGRFIQAIPYSLGSLRFASSFKAADLTIERNTAGKPKPDPASLVFGKQFSDHMLTIYWSEKEGWKVPQIKPFQNLSLHPATSALHYSIELFEGMKAFRGVDNHIRLFRPNLNMERMHRTADRSCLPLFDKVELLECIRKLVEVDQDWVPYSLDASLYIRPTYIGIEPSLGVSRSSQALLFCIVGPVGPYFTTGAFSPVSLLADPSYVRACRGGVGAYKMGGNYGPTISVQNEAIKQGCQQVLWLYGEQEEITEVGTMNLFIYWTNEGGERELLTPPLDGIILPGVTRQSLLDLAREWGEFKVTERTMGMKELLGALDSGRITEVFGAGTACVVCPVGSLLYKGKTYQIPTMQNGPDLAKRFHKELTDMQYGRKQSEWAPLVV, from the exons ATGGCATCTCTGAGAACG GCACTTCATGGACGGTTCATTCAAGCCATCCCCTACTCTTTGGGGTCGTTGCGGTTTGCCAGCTCATTCAAG GCCGCAGACCTCACTATCGAGCGCAACACTGCGGGGAAGCCCAAGCCAGACCCCGCCTCCCTGGTGTTTGGCAAGCAGTTTTCAGACCACATGCTGACCATCTATTGGTCAGAGAAAGAGGGCTGGAAGGTTCCCCAGATCAAGCCCTTTCAGAACCTGTCGCTGCACCCTGCCACCTCTGCCCTGCACTACTCCATAGAG ctGTTTGAGGGCATGAAGGCGTTCAGAGGGGTGGACAACCACATCCGTCTGTTCAGACCCAACCTGAACATGGAGAGGATGCACCGCACTGCTGACCGCAGCTGTCTCCCT TTGTTTGATAAGGTGGAGCTGTTGGAGTGCATCAGGAAGCTGGTGGAggtggaccaggactgggtcccCTACTCCCTAGACGCCAGCCTCTACATCAGACCCACCTACATTGGGATAGAG CCTTCCCTGGGTGTGTCGAGGTCCAGCCAAGCCCTACTATTTTGCATCGTGGGTCCTGTAGGGCCCTACTTTACCACAGGGGCcttcagcccagtctctctgctGGCAGACCCAAGCTATGTCAGGGCCTGTAGAGGGGGGGTCGGAGCCTACAAGATGGGGGG taacTATGGGCCTACTATATCAGTGCAGAACGAGGCCATAAAGCAGGGCTGTCAGCAGGTCCTGTGGCTGTatggagagcaggaggagatcaCAGAGGTCGGCACCAtgaacctcttcatctactggaCGAATGAGGGAGGAG AGAGAGAGTTGCTGACTCCTCCTCTAGATGGCATCATTCTCCCAGGAGTCACCAGACAGTCTCTGCTCGACCTGGCCAGAGAATGG GGAGAGTTCAAAGTGACAGAGCGCACCATGGGCATGAAGGAGCTGCTCGGTGCTCTGGACTCAGGCAGGATTACGGAGGTGTTTGGTGCCGGGACGGCCTGTGTGGTCTGTCCCGTCGGCAGCCTGCTCTACAAAGGGAAG acctACCAAATTCCTACAATGCAGAATGGTCCAGACCTGGCCAAGCGATTCCACAAAGAGCTGACAGACATGCAG TATGGTCGGAAACAGAGTGAATGGGCACCACTGGTCGTTTAA